A region from the Panicum hallii strain FIL2 chromosome 1, PHallii_v3.1, whole genome shotgun sequence genome encodes:
- the LOC112876241 gene encoding calmodulin-binding receptor kinase CaMRLK-like → MPLHLAAGRRLLLLLAAVATSAAAAGAAAEANRSSSCTLLPDAEFVRAAFLNVSNFQPPLPGHRACRPVRRLHFPSRNLTGPVDWAELGNLSSLLTVDLSGNSLQGGIDASFWRAPSLRAVDVSRNNLNGVLRFDDVPSVRLAALNVSGNQFTSVVGLAGLTGLEFLDVSRNRVGAAPEGLQNLTKVRWLDLSCNGMAGRFPDDLPPLDGLVSVNISHNNFSGTVPAAAVRRFGQSAFFQAGNALQVIEDGAPSGGKKRNRAVVIALISAGAVVTAAALAFVAACVARGLARRRKKKKKRKDKDGKAAVWEDEEVVVGAVKVAAAAPVVVIERPLMELTLADLAAATSGFGRESQLAETGGRSGAAYRAVLPGDLHVVVRVVEGPVAGVGEDDDEAATAAGFRELARLRHPNILPLLGYCIAGKQKLLLFEYMEKGDLHRWLHELPVGSMDTEDIGIDTMEALEERKPAGDWPTRYRIILGIARGLAFLHQGWAGSGRPIVHGRLVPTNILLGDDMEPRISDFLHPSDETPEGDVYRFGTLVFELVTGQARWNDASTSWARGVIRNRKGLNLVDDRLLRGDAAGAPEAEKEMAECLQVGFLCTAGATEKRPTMQQVVGLLKDIRPPAAPAGEPPVASLMMQ, encoded by the exons ATGCCACTCCACTTGGCCGcgggccgccgcctcctcctgctcctcgcCGCGGTCGccacctcggcggcggcggcgggggctgcGGCCGAGGCCAACCGCTCCTCGAGTTGCACCCTGCTCCCTGACGCGGAATTCGTCCGCGCGGCGTTCTTGAACGTCTCCAACTTCCAACCGCCGTTGCCCGGCCACCGCGCGTGCCGCCCGGTCCGGCGGCTCCACTTCCCGTCGCGCAACCTCACGGGTCCCGTGGACTGGGCCGAGCTGGGCAACCTGTCCAGCCTCCTCACCGTCGACCTCTCCGGCAACTCCCTCCAGGGCGGCATCGACGCCTCGTTCTGGCGCGCGCCGTCGCTCCGGGCCGTGGATGTCTCCCGAAACAACCTCAACGGCGTGCTCCGGTTCGACGACGTCCCGAGCGTGCGCCTGGCGGCGCTGAACGTGTCGGGAAACCAGTTCACCTCCGTCGTCGGCCTGGCCGGGCTCACCGGCCTGGAGTTTCTCGACGTATCGAGGAACAGAGTCGGCGCAGCGCCGGAGGGGCTGCAGAATCTGACGAAGGTGCGGTGGCTCGACTTGTCTTGTAACGGGATGGCCGGGAGGTTCCCCGACGACCTGCCGCCGCTCGACGGCCTCGTGTCCGTGAACATCTCGCACAACAACTTCTCCGGTAccgtgcccgccgccgccgttcggaGGTTCGGCCAATCCGCCTTCTTCCAGGCCGGCAACGCGTTGCAAGTGATCGAAGACGGCGCTCCGAGCGGCGGAAAGAAGCGCAATCGTGCGGTCGTCATCGCGCTAATCTCAGCGGGCGCAGTGGTGACCGCGGCCGCGCTGGCGTTCGTGGCCGCGTGCGTGGCGCGCGGCCTGGCGCGTCgccggaagaagaagaagaagaggaaggatAAGGACGGGAAGGCGGCGGTGTGGGAGGACGAAGAGGTGGTCGTGGGGGCGGTGAAggtggccgccgcggcgccggtgGTGGTGATCGAGCGGCCGCTGATGGAGCTGACGCTGGCCGACCTGGCCGCGGCCACGTCGGGGTTCGGGCGCGAGTCGCAGCTCGCGGAGACGGGCGGCCGCAGCGGCGCGGCGTACCGCGCCGTGCTCCCTGGGGACCTGCACGTCGTCGTGCGTGTCGTGGAGGGCCCCGTGGCCGGAGTTGGGGAAGATGACGACGAGGCCGCCACGGCCGCTGGGTTCCGGGAGCTTGCTCGGCTCAGGCATCCGAACATTCTCCCGCTCCTTGGTTACTGCATTGCAG GaaaacaaaaacttctcctctTCGAGTACATGGAGAAAGGCGACCTCCACCGGTGGCTCCACGAGCTGCCGGTGGGCAGCATGGACACCGAGGACATCGGCATCGATACCATGGAAGCCCTCGAGGAAAGGAAGCCCGCCGGCGACTGGCCCACCCGGTACCGCATCATACTCGGGATCGCCCGGGGGCTGGCGTTCCTGCACCAGGGGTGGGCGGGGTCCGGCCGGCCCATCGTGCACGGCCGCCTGGTCCCGACCAACATCCTCCTTGGCGACGACATGGAGCCCCGGATCTCCGACTTCCTGCACCCCAGCGACGAGACGCCGGAGGGCGACGTCTACCGGTTCGGGACCCTGGTGTTCGAGCTCGTGACGGGGCAGGCTAGGTGGAACGACGCGTCCACGAGCTGGGCGCGGGGCGTGATCCGGAACCGGAAGGGCCTCAACCTCGTGGACGACAGGCTGCTGCGGGGCGACGCGGCGGGGGCGCCGGAGGCGGAGAAGGAGATGGCCGAGTGCCTGCAGGTGGGGTTCCTCTGCACCGCGGGCGCGACGGAGAAGAGACCCACCATGCAGCAGGTGGTGGGCCTGCTCAAGGACATcaggccgccggcggcgcccgcCGGCGAGCCGCCGGTCGCTAGCCTCATGATGCAATGA